One Nocardioidaceae bacterium SCSIO 66511 genomic window carries:
- a CDS encoding LLM class flavin-dependent oxidoreductase, whose product MSEPIELSIIAEPSDQRSWTALAQRAEAIGARALLVPDHPGVGPSPYVALAAAAAATSMLRLSSYVSNAGVRHPLLLAGDVATLDVVSDGRAELAIGAGHTPAEWRMTGRERPERGQRIREAIQTAAAVRALLNGETVAAASIGALTDVQLEEPRPTQDRVPILVGGGNPALLDWAGAHADAVGLSGLGQTLPDGHSHQVQWSAERIDTQVGWVRSAATSAGKALPPMEALVQYVCETDDREAAVREVAGRVEAPVDDVRAAPFVLLGTVDQLVEQLLSARERWGISRWAVRADAIDVAEKVLAVLRR is encoded by the coding sequence ATGAGCGAGCCGATCGAGCTGTCCATCATCGCTGAGCCCTCCGATCAGCGAAGCTGGACAGCGCTCGCGCAGCGCGCCGAGGCCATCGGCGCACGGGCGCTGCTCGTACCCGACCATCCGGGCGTCGGCCCGTCCCCGTACGTCGCGCTCGCGGCAGCCGCAGCCGCGACGTCGATGTTGCGGCTGTCGAGCTACGTATCCAACGCGGGTGTGCGCCATCCGCTTCTCCTCGCCGGCGACGTCGCAACGCTCGATGTCGTGTCGGACGGTCGCGCTGAACTGGCGATCGGCGCCGGTCACACGCCGGCCGAGTGGCGGATGACGGGTCGTGAACGACCCGAACGCGGGCAGCGGATACGCGAGGCCATCCAGACCGCTGCAGCGGTACGCGCCCTGTTGAACGGAGAGACCGTCGCCGCCGCATCCATCGGCGCGCTCACCGATGTGCAACTCGAGGAACCACGACCGACACAAGACCGGGTCCCGATCCTGGTAGGCGGCGGCAACCCGGCTCTGCTCGACTGGGCCGGAGCACATGCCGACGCAGTCGGGCTCAGCGGACTGGGCCAAACCCTCCCCGACGGACACAGCCATCAGGTGCAGTGGTCGGCCGAACGCATCGACACCCAGGTCGGCTGGGTCCGCTCGGCGGCAACGTCAGCGGGCAAAGCATTGCCGCCGATGGAAGCGCTGGTGCAGTACGTTTGCGAAACCGACGACCGGGAGGCAGCGGTCCGCGAAGTTGCAGGCCGGGTAGAGGCGCCCGTCGATGACGTACGCGCTGCGCCGTTCGTACTGCTCGGCACCGTCGACCAGTTGGTCGAGCAACTGCTTTCGGCGCGCGAACGCTGGGGTATCTCGCGATGGGCCGTACGCGCGGACGCGATCGACGTCGCTGAGAAGGTGCTCGCTGTGCTGCGCCGGTGA
- the recR gene encoding recombination mediator RecR → MYEGIVQDLIDELGRLPGIGPKSAQRIAFYVLDADPADVRRLADVLIEVKDKVRFCVVCGNVAEAEKCRICADPRRNEAVICVVEESKDVVAIERTREFRGRYHVLGGAISPIEGIGPDELRIKDLMKRLADGTVQEVIIATDPNLEGEATATYLTRLLKPLGLRVTRLASGLPVGGDLEYADEVTLGRAFEGRRSVDD, encoded by the coding sequence ATGTACGAGGGCATTGTCCAGGACCTCATCGACGAGCTCGGACGGCTGCCGGGCATCGGTCCGAAGAGCGCCCAACGCATTGCGTTCTACGTTCTCGACGCCGACCCCGCCGACGTACGCAGGCTCGCCGACGTGTTGATCGAGGTCAAGGACAAGGTGCGGTTCTGCGTTGTCTGCGGCAATGTCGCGGAGGCGGAGAAATGCCGCATCTGCGCCGACCCGCGGCGCAACGAGGCGGTGATCTGCGTCGTCGAGGAGTCCAAAGACGTCGTCGCGATCGAGCGTACGCGCGAGTTCCGCGGGCGCTACCACGTGCTCGGCGGCGCGATCTCGCCGATCGAGGGCATCGGCCCCGATGAGCTGCGGATCAAGGATCTGATGAAGCGACTCGCCGACGGGACGGTCCAGGAGGTCATCATCGCGACCGATCCGAACCTCGAGGGCGAGGCGACCGCGACCTATCTCACGCGCCTCCTCAAGCCGTTAGGGTTGCGCGTAACCCGGCTGGCGAGTGGACTGCCGGTAGGAGGCGACCTCGAGTACGCAGACGAGGTCACGTTAGGGCGAGCGTTCGAGGGGAGGAGATCCGTCGATGACTAG
- a CDS encoding nitrate reductase subunit alpha codes for MAEGARAGIDGEASDALLKVGRYFTKWDETADGRAVFRKGGRQGDVFYRDRWSHDKVVRSTHGVNCTGSCSWKVYVKDGIITWESQQTDYPSVGPDRPEYEPRGCPRGAAFSWYTYSPTRVRYPYARGVLIEMYREAKQRLGDPVEAWADVVGDVERRRTYQRARGKGGLVRISWDEATEITAAAHVHTIKRYGPDRCAGFSPIPAMSIVSHCVGTRFIQLIGGAMTSFYDWYADLPVASPQVFGDQTDVPESGDWWDSTYLMMWGSNVPVTRTPDAHWMAEVRYRGTKVVAISPDYADNTKFADEWLPAQAGTDAALAMAMGHVMLREFFVDREVGFFSDYVRTYTDLPFLIRLRKHGDDLVPGKFLTASDLGESSEEDAWKTVVLDEATGAPVVPNGSMGFRYAASGEGRWNLDLDGVTPRLSMYGDEAEVAEVLMPSFGSADGTGETLRRGVPVREVGGELVTTVFDLMLAQYGVHRDGLPGEWPSGYEDPSTPYTPAWQEEITSVPAQACIRIAREFATNAEESGGRSMIIMGAGICQWFHGDATYRAVLTLLLLTGCMGRNGGGWAHYVGQEKCRPITGWISLANALDWSRPPRTVPGTSYWYMHTDQWRTDGYPADALASPLADGHLAGMHTADTIAASARMGWMPFYPQFDRNPLDLADDATAAVDAGDSPDAGAYVAERLVDGELKPAIEDVDAPENWPRTLVLWRSNLMGSSAKGSEYFQRHLLGTISNTTADQADEGDRPRDVRWRDEAPEGKLDLLVSADFRMTSTTLLSDIVFPAATWYEKNDLSSTDMHPFVHAFSPAIDPPWEAKTDFETFHAIARKLSEMAKTHLGVRRDLVSVPMQHDTPGQTAQPGGAVRDWRAGDANAQPGKTMPNFAVVERDYTAIADKLGAVGPLADELGFTVKNVTYDLTDEVARLGKQHGVMSHGAAAGRPALDTDAKLADAILAFSGTTNGSLALQGFRTLERRVGKPLADLAEGSEERRITFADTQRGPVPVITSPEWSGSETGGRRYAPFTVNIERLKPFHTLTGRMHFYLDHDWLSDLGEQLPTYRPPVDLQALFGAPPFGPNGGNQVTVRYLTPHSKWSIHSEYQDNLFMLSLSRGGPTVWMSPADAESIEVSDNDWVECVNPNGVLVGRAIVSHRMPTGVVYVYHAQERTIDVPKSEATGRRGGIHNSVTRLLVKPTHLIGAYAQLSYAFNYLGPTGNQRDMVSTVRKRSQDVTY; via the coding sequence ATGGCCGAGGGAGCACGGGCTGGAATCGACGGTGAAGCCTCCGACGCTCTGCTGAAGGTCGGGCGGTACTTCACGAAGTGGGACGAAACCGCTGACGGGCGGGCCGTGTTCCGCAAGGGCGGCCGTCAGGGCGACGTCTTCTATCGAGACCGTTGGAGCCACGACAAGGTCGTCCGGTCCACCCACGGGGTCAACTGCACCGGCTCGTGCTCGTGGAAGGTGTACGTCAAGGACGGCATCATCACCTGGGAGTCGCAGCAGACGGATTACCCGTCCGTCGGGCCCGATCGACCCGAGTACGAACCCCGCGGCTGCCCGAGAGGCGCCGCGTTCTCTTGGTACACCTACTCGCCCACCAGAGTCCGCTACCCGTACGCGCGCGGGGTGCTGATCGAGATGTACCGGGAGGCCAAGCAGCGCCTCGGCGATCCGGTCGAGGCGTGGGCGGATGTCGTCGGTGACGTGGAGCGTCGGCGCACGTACCAACGCGCGCGAGGCAAGGGCGGCCTGGTGCGCATCTCGTGGGACGAAGCCACCGAGATCACCGCGGCCGCGCACGTACACACGATCAAGCGGTACGGGCCGGACCGCTGTGCCGGGTTCTCGCCGATTCCGGCGATGTCGATCGTCTCGCACTGCGTCGGCACCCGCTTCATCCAGCTCATCGGCGGCGCGATGACGTCGTTCTACGACTGGTACGCCGACCTTCCGGTGGCGAGCCCGCAGGTGTTCGGCGACCAGACCGACGTACCAGAGTCCGGCGACTGGTGGGACTCCACGTACTTGATGATGTGGGGCTCAAACGTTCCCGTCACCCGTACACCCGATGCGCACTGGATGGCCGAGGTCCGCTACCGGGGTACGAAGGTCGTCGCCATCAGTCCCGACTACGCCGACAACACGAAGTTCGCGGACGAGTGGCTGCCTGCACAGGCCGGCACCGACGCCGCGCTCGCCATGGCGATGGGCCATGTGATGCTGCGGGAGTTCTTCGTCGACCGCGAGGTCGGGTTCTTCTCCGACTACGTACGCACGTACACCGATCTTCCGTTCCTGATCCGTCTGCGCAAGCACGGCGACGACTTGGTGCCGGGCAAGTTCCTCACGGCATCCGACCTCGGCGAGAGCAGTGAGGAGGACGCCTGGAAGACCGTCGTCCTGGACGAGGCGACTGGTGCTCCCGTCGTGCCGAACGGTTCGATGGGTTTCCGGTATGCGGCGAGTGGCGAGGGCCGCTGGAATCTCGACCTCGACGGCGTCACGCCGCGACTGTCGATGTACGGCGACGAGGCGGAGGTCGCCGAGGTGCTGATGCCGTCGTTCGGCAGCGCCGACGGCACCGGTGAGACGCTGCGTCGAGGCGTGCCGGTACGCGAGGTCGGTGGCGAGCTGGTCACGACGGTCTTCGATCTGATGCTCGCCCAGTACGGCGTGCACCGTGACGGGCTACCCGGCGAGTGGCCGAGTGGGTACGAGGACCCGAGCACGCCGTACACCCCCGCCTGGCAGGAGGAGATCACCAGCGTGCCTGCGCAGGCCTGCATCCGGATCGCGCGGGAGTTCGCAACGAACGCCGAGGAGTCCGGCGGTCGGTCGATGATCATCATGGGCGCCGGCATCTGCCAGTGGTTCCACGGCGATGCCACGTACCGCGCGGTTCTGACGCTGCTGCTGTTGACGGGGTGCATGGGCCGCAACGGCGGTGGCTGGGCACATTACGTCGGTCAGGAGAAGTGCCGGCCGATCACCGGGTGGATCTCCCTCGCGAACGCACTCGACTGGTCGCGTCCGCCGCGTACGGTGCCGGGCACGTCGTACTGGTACATGCACACCGACCAGTGGCGCACCGACGGCTACCCGGCAGATGCGCTCGCCTCCCCGCTCGCCGACGGGCACCTCGCGGGAATGCACACGGCTGACACGATCGCGGCGTCGGCGCGGATGGGTTGGATGCCGTTCTATCCGCAGTTCGACCGTAATCCGCTCGACCTCGCCGACGATGCGACCGCCGCCGTCGATGCGGGAGACAGCCCCGATGCGGGGGCGTACGTGGCCGAGCGGCTCGTCGACGGAGAGCTCAAACCGGCAATCGAAGATGTCGATGCGCCCGAGAACTGGCCGCGCACGCTGGTGCTCTGGCGATCCAACCTGATGGGGTCGTCGGCCAAGGGGAGTGAGTACTTCCAGCGCCATCTCCTCGGCACGATCTCCAACACCACTGCCGATCAGGCAGATGAGGGCGATCGACCCCGCGATGTGCGCTGGCGCGACGAGGCGCCCGAAGGAAAGCTCGACCTGCTCGTCTCCGCCGACTTCCGGATGACCTCGACGACGTTGCTGTCCGACATCGTGTTCCCGGCTGCAACGTGGTACGAGAAGAACGATCTCTCGTCGACCGACATGCACCCGTTTGTGCATGCGTTCAGCCCGGCGATCGACCCGCCGTGGGAGGCGAAAACCGACTTCGAGACGTTCCATGCGATCGCCCGCAAGCTGTCCGAGATGGCGAAGACACATCTCGGGGTGCGCCGCGACCTGGTCAGCGTCCCGATGCAGCATGACACTCCGGGTCAGACCGCGCAGCCGGGCGGAGCGGTACGCGACTGGCGGGCCGGCGACGCGAATGCGCAACCAGGTAAGACGATGCCGAACTTCGCGGTGGTCGAGCGCGACTACACCGCGATCGCCGACAAGCTCGGCGCGGTCGGGCCGCTCGCAGATGAGCTCGGATTCACCGTCAAGAATGTCACGTACGACCTGACCGATGAGGTGGCGAGACTCGGCAAGCAGCACGGCGTGATGAGTCACGGTGCGGCTGCCGGTCGCCCGGCACTCGACACCGACGCGAAGCTCGCCGACGCGATCCTCGCGTTCTCCGGCACGACGAACGGATCCCTTGCACTGCAAGGCTTTCGTACGCTCGAACGCCGAGTCGGCAAGCCGCTCGCTGATCTCGCCGAGGGTTCCGAGGAGCGGCGCATCACGTTCGCCGACACGCAACGCGGACCGGTACCGGTCATCACCTCGCCGGAGTGGTCCGGCTCCGAGACCGGTGGGCGTCGGTACGCGCCGTTCACCGTCAACATCGAGCGCCTCAAGCCGTTTCACACCCTCACCGGCAGGATGCATTTCTACCTCGATCACGACTGGCTGAGTGATCTCGGCGAGCAGCTGCCGACGTACCGGCCGCCGGTCGACCTGCAGGCGTTGTTCGGTGCGCCACCATTCGGTCCCAACGGCGGTAACCAGGTGACGGTCCGCTACCTGACTCCGCACTCGAAGTGGTCGATCCACTCCGAGTATCAAGACAACCTGTTCATGCTGTCACTGTCGCGCGGCGGTCCGACGGTCTGGATGAGTCCCGCCGACGCCGAGTCGATCGAGGTCTCCGACAACGACTGGGTCGAGTGCGTCAACCCCAACGGCGTTCTGGTCGGCCGCGCGATCGTCAGCCACCGGATGCCGACCGGCGTCGTGTACGTGTATCACGCGCAGGAACGCACCATCGACGTGCCGAAGTCGGAAGCGACGGGCCGACGCGGCGGCATCCACAACTCGGTGACCCGGCTGCTGGTCAAGCCGACGCATCTGATCGGCGCGTACGCCCAGCTCTCGTACGCGTTCAACTACCTCGGACCCACCGGAAATCAACGCGACATGGTGTCGACGGTTCGCAAACGATCGCAGGACGTCACGTACTGA
- the narH gene encoding nitrate reductase subunit beta, protein MRVMAQMGMVMNLDKCIGCHTCSVTCKQAWTNRAGTEYVWFNNVETRPGQGYPRRYEDQDRWRGGWELNRRGRLRLKTGSRVKRLLSIFASPVQPELDDYYEPWTYDYQALVEAPLGDDFPVARPKSLITGSDTKVKWSANWDDDLGGAPEMGHLDPMVEQVRRTSEDKIKFEYEQTFMFFLPRICEHCLNPSCMASCPSGAIYKRAEDGIVLVDQDRCRGWRQCITGCPYKKIYFNHKSGKAEKCTFCYPRIEVGLPTVCSETCVGRLRYLGLFLYDADRVTEAAATPEDKDLYEAQLDLLLDPSDPEVIEAARRDGIPDDWMDAARRSPVYALAKKYRVALPLHPEYRTMPMVWYVPPLSPIVDLLQEQGHDAESRDNLFGAIDALRIPLEYLAGLFTAGDTEVVGGVLEKLAAMRAYMRDVTLGRETDPTIPNSVGMSEESMYEMYRLMAIAKYDERYVIPKAHVEQAHELEEIGCSLDFDGGPGMYESGPFGEASGQPAPVAVETFEALRRRQTSDHPASSEGLQGRVNLLNWDGNGTPDGLFPPEDRS, encoded by the coding sequence ATGAGGGTCATGGCCCAGATGGGCATGGTGATGAACCTCGACAAATGCATCGGGTGCCATACCTGCTCGGTGACGTGCAAGCAGGCCTGGACGAACCGAGCCGGCACCGAGTACGTGTGGTTCAACAACGTCGAGACTCGGCCGGGACAGGGCTACCCGCGTCGGTACGAAGACCAGGATCGCTGGCGTGGAGGCTGGGAGCTCAACAGACGTGGACGGTTGCGCCTCAAGACAGGTAGCCGCGTCAAGCGACTGTTGAGCATCTTCGCCAGCCCGGTGCAACCTGAGCTCGACGACTACTACGAGCCGTGGACGTACGACTACCAGGCGCTCGTCGAGGCGCCGCTCGGAGACGACTTCCCGGTAGCACGGCCGAAGTCGCTGATCACGGGTTCGGATACGAAGGTCAAATGGTCGGCCAACTGGGACGACGATCTCGGTGGTGCACCCGAGATGGGCCATCTCGATCCGATGGTCGAGCAGGTGCGACGTACGTCCGAGGACAAGATCAAGTTCGAGTACGAGCAGACGTTCATGTTCTTCCTACCGCGCATCTGCGAGCACTGCCTCAACCCGTCGTGCATGGCGTCCTGCCCCTCCGGCGCGATCTACAAGCGGGCAGAAGACGGCATCGTGCTGGTGGACCAGGACCGTTGCCGAGGCTGGCGACAGTGCATCACCGGTTGTCCGTACAAGAAGATCTACTTCAACCACAAGTCAGGCAAGGCGGAGAAGTGCACGTTCTGCTACCCGCGCATCGAAGTCGGACTGCCGACCGTCTGCTCCGAGACCTGCGTCGGCCGGCTGCGCTACCTGGGGCTCTTCCTGTACGACGCCGACCGCGTGACCGAGGCGGCGGCAACGCCGGAAGACAAGGATCTGTACGAGGCCCAACTCGACCTGCTGTTGGATCCGTCCGACCCGGAGGTGATCGAGGCGGCCCGTCGCGACGGCATCCCCGACGACTGGATGGACGCGGCCCGGCGATCTCCGGTGTATGCACTCGCGAAGAAGTACCGCGTGGCGCTGCCGTTGCATCCGGAGTACCGCACGATGCCGATGGTCTGGTACGTGCCTCCGTTGTCACCGATCGTCGATCTCCTGCAGGAGCAGGGCCACGACGCGGAGAGTCGCGACAACTTGTTCGGCGCGATCGACGCGCTGCGCATACCACTGGAATACCTCGCGGGCCTGTTCACCGCAGGCGACACAGAAGTCGTCGGGGGCGTACTGGAGAAGCTCGCCGCCATGCGTGCGTACATGCGAGACGTGACTCTCGGACGCGAGACCGACCCCACGATCCCGAACTCCGTCGGGATGTCCGAGGAGTCGATGTACGAGATGTACCGGCTGATGGCGATCGCGAAGTACGACGAGCGTTACGTGATCCCCAAAGCCCATGTGGAGCAGGCACATGAGCTGGAGGAGATCGGCTGCTCACTCGACTTCGACGGTGGTCCGGGAATGTACGAGTCCGGCCCGTTCGGTGAGGCGAGCGGGCAACCCGCACCGGTCGCTGTCGAGACGTTCGAGGCGCTCCGCCGACGGCAGACCTCCGATCACCCGGCGAGTTCGGAGGGACTCCAAGGTCGCGTCAACCTGCTGAACTGGGACGGCAACGGCACTCCAGACGGCCTGTTCCCTCCAGAGGATCGATCGTGA
- a CDS encoding DMT family transporter — protein sequence MNETTTAPPETVERPYLAWAAAGTTVLMWASAFVAIRAIGDSFDPGELAFGRILVATLALGVIVAIRGVEMPRGKRELGLIAIYGVIWFGAYNVALNAGELHVDAGTAALLINVGPVLLALSAGLFLGEGFSRQLIVGGGIAFAGVTVISVGAGGNHEVEGIGVVLCLAAAVCYAAAVTMQKPVLRTVGALPATWLGCLAGTIACLPFAPGLWEQTADASAASIAGLVYLGIGPTAVAFTTWAYALARTDAGKMGATTYLVPALVIAMSAVALGELPPPLAFVGGALCLVGVAVTRLKPRAPRY from the coding sequence ATGAACGAAACGACTACCGCGCCGCCCGAGACGGTCGAGCGGCCGTATTTGGCGTGGGCAGCCGCGGGTACGACGGTTTTGATGTGGGCGTCGGCATTCGTCGCCATCCGCGCCATCGGTGACTCGTTCGATCCCGGCGAGCTCGCATTCGGCCGGATCCTCGTTGCGACGCTCGCCCTCGGAGTCATCGTCGCGATTCGCGGCGTCGAGATGCCGCGAGGCAAACGCGAGCTTGGGTTGATCGCCATCTACGGTGTCATCTGGTTCGGCGCGTACAACGTCGCGCTGAATGCCGGCGAGTTGCACGTCGACGCCGGCACAGCGGCGCTGCTCATCAACGTCGGCCCGGTGCTGCTCGCCCTGAGTGCCGGGTTGTTCCTGGGCGAGGGCTTCTCCCGGCAGTTGATCGTCGGCGGCGGTATCGCCTTCGCCGGTGTCACCGTCATCTCCGTCGGCGCTGGCGGCAATCACGAGGTCGAGGGCATCGGCGTGGTCCTGTGTCTGGCGGCGGCGGTCTGCTACGCCGCCGCGGTCACCATGCAGAAGCCCGTGCTGCGTACGGTCGGTGCGCTTCCTGCGACGTGGCTCGGCTGCCTCGCGGGTACGATCGCGTGCCTGCCGTTCGCGCCCGGCCTCTGGGAGCAGACCGCCGATGCTTCCGCGGCGTCGATCGCCGGTCTGGTGTACCTCGGTATCGGCCCGACCGCGGTCGCGTTCACAACCTGGGCGTACGCGCTCGCGCGTACCGACGCCGGCAAGATGGGCGCCACCACCTACCTCGTACCGGCGCTCGTGATCGCGATGTCGGCAGTCGCGCTCGGTGAGCTGCCGCCGCCACTGGCGTTCGTCGGGGGCGCATTGTGTCTCGTCGGCGTCGCGGTCACCAGGCTCAAGCCGCGGGCTCCGCGGTACTGA
- a CDS encoding DUF5063 domain-containing protein: protein MTSDSTSVEDSALGDDVASSDLEDLGQSVADQTKSFLIAVRAMASTQDPGKTIPLLLLEVSQLLLAGARLAAQVDFVPEEKYETDVGPDPDLDAIRGSLAETLEGFDEYTEVFDPYFQPPELVTSRISDDIASIAGSVAHGLKHHEAGRVGEALWWWQFSYVSSWGGEASAALRALQSIISHDRLDTEPEPA from the coding sequence ATGACTAGCGACAGCACGTCGGTCGAGGACTCCGCGTTGGGTGACGATGTGGCGAGTAGCGATCTCGAGGACCTCGGTCAGTCGGTGGCCGACCAGACGAAGAGCTTTCTGATCGCGGTGCGCGCGATGGCGTCGACCCAGGATCCCGGTAAGACGATCCCGTTGTTGTTGCTCGAGGTGAGTCAGCTGCTGCTCGCGGGCGCCCGGCTCGCTGCGCAGGTCGATTTCGTACCCGAGGAGAAGTACGAGACCGACGTCGGTCCCGACCCCGATCTGGATGCGATCCGGGGTTCGCTCGCCGAGACGCTGGAGGGCTTCGATGAGTACACTGAGGTTTTCGACCCGTACTTCCAGCCGCCGGAGCTCGTGACTTCTCGCATCTCCGACGACATCGCCTCGATCGCGGGCAGCGTTGCGCACGGGCTGAAACACCACGAGGCCGGTCGGGTCGGCGAGGCTCTGTGGTGGTGGCAGTTCTCGTACGTCTCGTCGTGGGGCGGCGAGGCCAGCGCCGCGCTGCGGGCGCTGCAGTCGATCATCTCCCACGATCGTCTCGACACGGAGCCCGAGCCCGCTTGA
- the narJ gene encoding nitrate reductase molybdenum cofactor assembly chaperone, protein MTARVVYQVASWCLGYPDIELVERIPLLRAALAEQADSERIRLLRGVLDHLESTPLDTLSRQYVEVFDLSRKHALYLSYWTDGDTRRRGEVLGSFKQRYRDSGYLVQTGGELPDFLPMVLEYAALVDPEDGHELLQSYRPSLELLRIALQERETPYADVLVAVCATLPGASPADRAAVMRMAGAGPPTETVGLEPYDPRLLPIHESGGLR, encoded by the coding sequence GTGACCGCCCGCGTCGTCTACCAAGTCGCGTCGTGGTGTCTCGGTTACCCCGACATCGAGCTCGTAGAGCGGATTCCGCTGCTACGCGCTGCGCTTGCCGAGCAAGCTGATTCCGAGCGAATCCGCTTGCTACGTGGCGTTCTCGACCACCTGGAGAGTACGCCGCTCGACACGCTGTCGCGGCAGTACGTCGAGGTCTTCGACCTGTCGCGTAAGCATGCGCTGTACCTCTCGTATTGGACCGACGGTGATACTCGCCGCCGCGGCGAGGTGCTCGGTTCGTTCAAACAGCGGTATCGCGACAGCGGTTATCTGGTCCAGACCGGCGGCGAGCTGCCCGACTTCCTCCCGATGGTGCTCGAGTACGCAGCACTCGTCGACCCCGAGGACGGTCACGAGTTGTTGCAGTCGTACCGACCGAGTCTCGAGCTGCTGCGAATCGCCTTGCAGGAAAGGGAAACCCCGTACGCGGACGTACTCGTCGCGGTGTGTGCGACTCTGCCGGGTGCGTCGCCCGCCGACCGCGCTGCCGTGATGCGGATGGCAGGAGCCGGTCCGCCGACCGAGACGGTCGGCCTCGAACCGTACGACCCGCGGCTACTGCCGATCCACGAATCGGGAGGGCTGCGCTGA
- a CDS encoding YbaB/EbfC family nucleoid-associated protein — MPDMSQLLAQAQQMQEQLVAAKDQLAEERVTGSAANGLVSATVTGTGDLVAVDIKPAAIDPDDTETLGDMVVAAVRDAGEKANELAADRLGPLAGFGEGGPDLPGGFGQGGPELPGGGNPPGFH; from the coding sequence ATGCCCGATATGTCGCAGCTGCTTGCGCAGGCTCAGCAGATGCAGGAGCAACTCGTTGCCGCTAAGGACCAGCTGGCCGAGGAACGCGTGACCGGCTCGGCCGCGAACGGGCTCGTCAGCGCGACCGTCACCGGCACCGGCGATCTCGTGGCCGTCGACATCAAGCCCGCGGCGATCGACCCCGACGATACGGAGACGCTCGGAGACATGGTGGTCGCCGCTGTACGCGACGCCGGCGAGAAGGCCAACGAACTCGCCGCCGACCGGCTCGGCCCCCTCGCGGGCTTCGGCGAGGGCGGTCCCGACCTTCCCGGCGGGTTCGGCCAAGGCGGTCCCGAGCTCCCCGGCGGAGGGAACCCACCCGGCTTCCACTGA
- a CDS encoding ArsR family transcriptional regulator produces MSGEADLARPAALMAEPARAAMLLTLIDGSERPASELARVAGVSASTASEHLQRLTVGGLVDVRRAGRHRYFRLRDRDVAAAVEALAAIAPVKRVNSLRAARTGRAVAYARTCYDHAAGHLGVAIAEAFVARGVVAPLAPGEVGRILTPETPLLVTIGFSADPQIRRPDVRGCLDWTQRRPHLAGRLGATVLAYLEDQRWVSRSRSDRSLKVSDAGRAAIADLFGIDPAALDSAA; encoded by the coding sequence ATGAGCGGAGAAGCAGATCTGGCGAGGCCGGCCGCGTTGATGGCGGAGCCCGCCCGCGCCGCGATGCTGCTGACCCTGATCGACGGCTCGGAGCGCCCGGCGTCCGAACTCGCCCGAGTCGCCGGTGTGTCGGCGTCCACCGCGAGCGAGCACCTGCAACGACTGACGGTGGGCGGCCTGGTCGACGTACGCCGGGCAGGCAGACACCGCTACTTCCGGCTCCGTGACCGAGACGTCGCCGCCGCGGTCGAGGCGCTGGCGGCGATCGCACCGGTCAAGCGTGTGAACTCATTACGCGCCGCTCGCACCGGACGTGCGGTCGCGTACGCGCGGACGTGCTACGACCATGCAGCCGGTCATCTGGGCGTTGCGATCGCTGAAGCGTTCGTCGCACGCGGTGTCGTGGCACCGCTGGCACCCGGCGAGGTCGGCCGCATCTTGACACCCGAGACCCCGCTGCTCGTCACGATCGGATTCTCAGCCGACCCGCAGATCCGTCGACCGGACGTACGCGGATGCCTCGACTGGACACAGCGCCGCCCGCATCTCGCAGGTCGACTCGGCGCGACGGTGCTCGCGTACCTCGAGGACCAGAGGTGGGTATCCCGCTCGCGCAGCGACCGCTCGTTGAAGGTGAGCGACGCGGGCCGGGCGGCGATCGCAGACCTCTTCGGCATCGATCCGGCGGCGCTCGACTCCGCCGCGTGA